Part of the Mytilus trossulus isolate FHL-02 chromosome 2, PNRI_Mtr1.1.1.hap1, whole genome shotgun sequence genome is shown below.
GAATAATATGAAACtattttgaacaaaattaaGATTGGATTAAAAGGACATTCATCGGATTATTATCATATGCAAAGGTAGGTGCATTTCTACTGTTGAgctgtaatttattttaaagtgttcATAACAAGCGTTAATAAGAAAAGCTATAGGCTCCTATGCTCATCttgcaaaatattgaaaataaaaatatgatgcaCTCATTTTAACAAATGGTCAAGTGAAAAAGTACATGATCACATATAAAAATTAAGTTGACAACTTGTAATAACgttaattataaataagaagatgtggtatgattgccaatgagacaactctcattAAGTTACCTCACAGACCTCttgaatatgaatgaaatatttgccactggaaatTTAGCATGCACCAATTCATTGACAAAACATTgagactttttgtttttttttctttttttctgctactaaattgtttttttaatctaattgTATAAGGCAACCgttgaaaaattacaaattaacaaatttatatactttgaaattgcagatttgaTGTGTTACACTGTGGTGATGTCGAACAATTGATTAAAAAGCGACAGTCATTGACAGATCCTATCCTAAATTATGCATATGCAGAGGAAATATACAGCATTATAATGAGAGCACATTTGAACACTGGACATGGTGGAAGagataaaatgttaaaagatgTCAACAAGAAGTACGCGAATGTGACAAGGCATGCTCtgaatttgtttaaagaaatgtGCGAAGAATGTCAActcaaaaaaaggaaaattgcCAGTAAAATTCTAGTTGTTAAGCCATTGATAAGTAAGGACTTTAACAGTAGAGCTCAGGTTGATCTAGTAGACATTCAGTCTATGAGAGATGGTGATTTCAGATTTATCATGCATTATCAAGATCATCTGACCAAGTTTGCTATATTGCGAGCACTTACATCAAAGCACGCATCAGAAGTCGCCTATCAGCTACtagatatatttttactttttggtgtCCCACATATCCTGCAGTCGGATAACGGACGTGAATTTACGGCCAATATTATAAAAGAGCTGAAAGACATGTGGGCAGATTGTACAATAGTTCATGGAAAACCTCGACATCCTCAGTCACAAGGAAGTGTTGAAAGAGGAAATGCAGATATCAAAGACATGCTGGTTATCTGGATGAGAGAGAACAACAGCAAAAAGTGGAATATAGGGTTGAAATTTGTtcagtttgaaaaaaacaacagtcaTCATTCTGGTAAAAACAGATCACCATACAAGGCAATGTTTGGCTGTGATGCTAAGATAGGTCTATCATCATCATCACTACCTCAAGAGATTCTTGGTTCTTTGCAGACCGAGGAAGATCTGATTCAGCATTTTCAAAGCTCTGATAAGCCAGatgaaataagcaatgaaagGCCAAATGAGTTAAGCTCTGATAATCTAAACCAACATGACGAGGAAAGTCAGCTAAATGCACCATCAAATCAATCTAAAACTCAGGAAACAGAATTAGATGTTCATGTGTGTGCCGTGTGTGAAAATCTATGTTTTTCGAATATTCAGTGTTCTACTTGTGCACAGTACATACATGAGCTGTGTTCAAAGGGAAGCATATCTGATACTATCACTTGTCACCTGTGTCTAAACGAAGAGGTCATCAGAAATGAGAGAAGGCATGCATCAGAATCAATGACAAAACAAGCTGTCAGGATGAGAAATCTATCAGAAAGAGTTTTAACAGAGGTGGATATTGGAGCAAATGTGTTGGTTGCAATTCCCCATGTTGATCGAGGGAAAGGAGACCCACGTAACCTTATGGCTGTTGTTACTGGAAAGGAAGAGCATGGTTATAAACTTGGAATTAAAGATGGAATATTACGTGGACTTTACACCAGGA
Proteins encoded:
- the LOC134705934 gene encoding SCAN domain-containing protein 3-like, giving the protein MHYQDHLTKFAILRALTSKHASEVAYQLLDIFLLFGVPHILQSDNGREFTANIIKELKDMWADCTIVHGKPRHPQSQGSVERGNADIKDMLVIWMRENNSKKWNIGLKFVQFEKNNSHHSGKNRSPYKAMFGCDAKIGLSSSSLPQEILGSLQTEEDLIQHFQSSDKPDEISNERPNELSSDNLNQHDEESQLNAPSNQSKTQETELDVHVCAVCENLCFSNIQCSTCAQYIHELCSKGSISDTITCHLCLNEEVIRNERRHASESMTKQAVRMRNLSERVLTEVDIGANVLVAIPHVDRGKGDPRNLMAVVTGKEEHGYKLGIKDGILRGLYTRNQFELSDSNFISIHCVNYDNEISFRKAVSKVSLCDGQGYTKCGCSASGKTRCNTKRCLCKKSGQMCNSRCHPNITCSNKYLSSSVFM